The Candidatus Methanoperedens sp. sequence ATCGCCCAGGATGAATTCAACATTGCTGACGTTGTATAAGCTGCAATTTTGCTTCGCGTACTCAAGCTTTTTCGGATTTCTCTCAACTGCATATACCTTTTTACATTCCTTTGCAAAAAAAATAACCTGCCCTCCGATTCCGCATCCGAGGTCTGCGATTACATCAGTCTTTAACCTTTTTGCAATGTATTCTGCCACGATTTCAGGAGTGGCAAGCTGCAAACCCTCCTTATTTGATACAATCGGTTTTGAGAATTTAATCGTGTGTTTATCGCGGGTCATTGGCAATCATATTTGATGGATTAATATTTATGTTGTATCAAAAAGAATTTCGTACAAAAGCGAACATTATTTATATAACTAAGACTATTTACAAATCATGGAGACGGACAGGACTACGGCACTATTATCGACCGATAATGGTATGGTAGCCCTGGACAGCCCTGTTAAGTTGAAAATACTTGAACTTCTCTCAAATGGCACTACATCCTTTGATGAGCTTGTGGAAAAATCCAAAAAAGCCAAGTCCACAATTTCTGTGCATTTGCACGACCTTGAGGAATTAAACCTGATACATGAGAAAACATTCCTGAACGATAAGCGCAAAAAATATTTTGTATTGAATGCTCTCTATCTGGCATATTCTGAGCGTCCCTTACATGATCAATATAACAAGCATCTGGATGAGATCGCAGCATCCATATTGAGAGGAGAATCATTGAAAGAAAAACTATTTTGCAGTTTTCGATACGGCATGGAGGCATATGGCATTGACCCAAAACCGATTTTGAAAAAAATGGGAAATGATCTAGGAACAAAGATCGGGGCGGGGTTTAAATCAAAGAATTATGAGGATATTTTAAACGAAATTTCTTTTTTCTGGGAAAATCATAAGCTGGGGGATATGACCGTTATCGAAGGTAGAAAGCCTGCATTACTCGTTAATAATTGTCACCACTGCAGTAAAATGCCAGATGTGGGAAAAACGCTGTGTTCTATGGATGAGGGGATTATGGAAGGGGTTTTTTCAAGCAGATTGAACCTGGCTTACAACGTTAGAGAAACAGAATGTCACGGAACCGGGTATCGTCACTGTAAATTTG is a genomic window containing:
- a CDS encoding ArsR family transcriptional regulator; its protein translation is METDRTTALLSTDNGMVALDSPVKLKILELLSNGTTSFDELVEKSKKAKSTISVHLHDLEELNLIHEKTFLNDKRKKYFVLNALYLAYSERPLHDQYNKHLDEIAASILRGESLKEKLFCSFRYGMEAYGIDPKPILKKMGNDLGTKIGAGFKSKNYEDILNEISFFWENHKLGDMTVIEGRKPALLVNNCHHCSKMPDVGKTLCSMDEGIMEGVFSSRLNLAYNVRETECHGTGYRHCKFVVEEK